In Rhizobium sp. BG4, the genomic stretch CAATTCGCCAATGATGTGGCGAATATGCCGGGCTTTCAGTGCTTCGAATATATGAGCAATCTGCTGAAGCTGGATATCCAGGTGCAGCATGCCGAGCGCATTCCGGAAACGGGCGGTTTCATTTTGGTCAGCAACCACCCGACGGGGATCGCCGATGGCGTTGCCGTCTTCGATCTCCTGAAGACGCGCCGGCCGGATATGATGTTCTTTGCCAATCGCGATGCGGTTCGCGTCAATCCGCGTTTTGCGGAGATGGTCATCCCGTCGAGTGGCGCGAGGAATACAAGACCAAGCTCAAGACCCGCGAGACGCTGCAGCTGACCAACCATGCGGTGAAGGAAGGCAAGGCGACGATCCTTTTTCCATCCGGCCGTATCGCCTATTGGGCGAATGGCAGGCTCAACGAACGGCCGTGGAAGAGCTCTGCAGTGGGGCTGGCGCGCAAATACAATCTGCCGATCCTGCCGGTGCATATGACCGCCCGCAATTCCGGGCTGTTCTACTGGTTTGCCAAGTGGTCGACCGAGCTTCGCGACATGACCGTTTTCCACGAACTCCTGAACAAGCGCGGCGACCGGTTCGATTTTACGATCGGCGATCTCATCCCGGTCGAGCAGCTGGATGGCGATATCAACGATGTGACGAAGGCGCTAGAGCAGCACACGGTTTTCGGATTGGCCGCTGATGACAGCGCCCGCTTTTCGCCGGTCGCCCGGGAGCCGCAACCGGAGCCGCTGCTCGCCCATTCTTTTTGACGCTGGTTTGCGCTAAAGCGGTCTCATGCGTCTTCGCTCGATGTTTGCCCAGAATTACCGCTCGCTGCGCTCGATCCGCATGGATCTGGCGGATACGACGCTGTTTCTCGGCGAGAACGGCGTCGGCAAATCCAATCTCTATCGCGCGCTGCAGCTGGTGCAGGCGGCCGTGCGCGGGCGGCTGGCGCACGAGCTGGCGGCGGAGGGCGGCATGCTCTCGGCGCTCTGGTCCGGCACGCGGCGCAAGTCCGATGGGCCGGCGCGGATCCGGCTTGAAGTCGAAATCCTTGATGAAGAGAGGGCGGTCACTTTCCGCTATCATGTCGAAGCGGGATTGCGGCCGCCAACGGCCGCCGCTGGCTTTCCGCTCGAGCCGCAGGTGAAGGCCGAGGAGCTGACGGTCGAGACCGGCCGCCGGGCCGTGACGATGATGAAGCGATCCGGTCCCGGCATTTTCGTGCGGGACGGCGACGGGCGGATGCAGGAGCATCCCGAGGAGGCGCTGACATCCGAGACGGCAATCGCGCTGCTCGGCGATGCCGGCAATTTCCCTGAGGTCGCCGCCTTCCGGCGCATCGTCAGCAACTGGCGATTCTTCCATGGTTTCCGCACCGACCGCGCCTCGCCGCTGCGCCATCCCTGCCTTGCCGTCACTGGGCCGATGCTGGATGAGGATGGGGCCAATCTGGCGGCCGTCTTTGCGACGCTCGTGCATACCAGGCAGGATACGGTCGAGCTCGATCGCATCTTGGGTTCCGCCCTCGGCGGCGCGCAGCTGGTCGTGCCGGAACCGGGCGAGACGGCGGAGTTCGGGTTGAAGCTGCCGGATTTTCCGCATCGGATCTTTCAGCCGCGGGAGCTGTCGGACGGGCAGATCCGGTTTCTCGGCCTCGCCGCCGCACTCCTCTCCTACCGGCTGCCGCCGCTGATCGCGCTCAACGAGCCGGAAGCCAGCCTGCATCCGGATATGCTGGGGCCGCTGGCAGATATGATCGCTGAGGCCTCGAAGACCAGCCAGGTGTGGATCGTCACGCATTCGGCGCAGCTCGCCGAAGCCGTCCGTGAGCGATGCGGCCTGCGTCCGCGCAAGGTGATCCGCGAGAACGGCGCGACCTGGATCGAGGGCATGCGGCTGACGGGCGTGATCTCGGGTGAAGAGGACGATGACGACTAGCATGCGGCGGGTTTCATTTTCACGCCGTAGCGGGCATGGTCTGGCGCGATGAGCACAGATTCGTCCGATCTCTTTGGCGCATTGTTCGAGACGCCACCGGCAACCCGCACGGTTCCGGTGCTCGTACCCTTGCCTGCGCCGCGGCCCTATTCCTATTCCGTGCCGGAAGGCATGGCCGTCGAGCCCGGTTCGGTCGTGCAGGTGCCGCTCGGGCCGCGCCAGGTGATCGGCGTCGTCTGGGATGGCGGCGAGGATGGCGTCGATCCGAAGAAGCTGCGGCCGATCAGCCACGTCTTCGATTGCCCGCCGCTGACCAAGGAGATGCGCGATTTCATCGACTGGGTATCGGCCTATACGCTCTCGCCGCCCGGTCTCGTGGCGCGCATGGCGCTGAGGGCTCCGAATGCGTTCGAGCCAGAGCCGATGGTCGAAGGCCTGCGCTTCATCGGCGGCGAACCGGAGCGGATGACGCCGGCGCGCGCTCGCGTGCTCGAGCGGGCCTCCGATGGCGTTTCCTGGACGCGGACGGGGCTTGCCCATGCCGCCGGGGTCTCGACCAGCGTCGTCGACGGCCTGATCAGCCAGGGGATTTTCGAAACGATCTTCCTGCCGCCGCCACCTGTCGTCGCAAAGCCGGATCCTGATTTTGCCGCCTCGCGATTGGCCGGCCCGCAGAAGGATGCGGCGGAGGATATTCTCGGCGAGGTGCGCAATGGCGCCTTCGCCGTATCGCTGATCGACGGTGTTACCGGTTCGGGCAAGACCGAGGTCTATTTCGAAGCGATCGCGGAGACGCTCAGGCGCGGCAAGCAGGTGCTGATCCTGCTGCCCGAGATCGCGCTGACGGCGAGTTTCCTCGAGCGTTTTCAGGATCGCTTTGGTGCCAAGCCTGCCGAATGGCATTCCGATCTGGCGCCGCGTATCCGCGAGAAGGTCTGGCGGCAGGCTGTTACCGGCGAGGTGCGTGTCGTCGCCGGTGCGCGTTCGGCGCTCTTCCTGCCGTTCGAAGATCTCGGCCTGATCATCGTCGATGAAGAGCATGACCCTGCCTACAAGCAGGAGGACCGCGTCTATTACAATGCCCGCGACATGGCCGTCGTGCGGGCGCGGATCGGTGATTTTCCGATCGTGCTGGTATCTGCAACGCCGTCGGTCGAGAGCCAGGTCAACGGCCAGAGCGGTCGCTATACGACGATCCATCTGCCGACGCGCTTCGGCGATGCGGCGCTGCCGGATCTGCATCTCGTCGATATGCGCCGTCATGCGCCGGAGCGCGGCGGCTTCCTGTCACCGGTACTGATCCGGGCGATCGGCAAGACGATCGAGAAGAAGGAGCAAGCACTGCTCTTTCTCAACCGGCGTGGCTATGCGCCGTTGACGCTTTGCCGCGTCTGCGGGCATCGCTTCCAGTGCCCGCAATGTTCGAGCTGGCTGGTCGAGCATCGCTTCCGCAGCCAGCTGCAATGCCATCAGTGCGGCTATACCGAGCGCACACCCGAAGCTTGCCCGGAATGCGGCACGCTCGATCATCTGGTCGCCTGCGGCCCCGGCGTCGAGCGCATCGCCGAAGAGGTCGAGCGGCATTTCCCGGATGCACGAACGATCGTCCTGTCATCCGATATTACCGGCGGCGTGAAGCGGCTTCGTCTTGAGCTCGATGCCATCGCCAAGGGCGAGGCTGATATCGTCATCGGCACGCAGCTCGTCGCCAAGGGGCATAACTTTCCGTTGATGACGCTGGTCGGGATCGTCGATGCGGACCTCGGGCTGGCGAATGGCGATCCGCGCGCCGCGGAGCGCACCTTCCAGCTGCTCTCGCAGGTGACCGGCCGCGCCGGGCGAACCGGTTTGAAGAGCCATGGTCTATTGCAGACCTACCAGCCGCAGCATCCCGTGATGCAGGCGATCGTTTCAGGTGATGCCGGGGCCTTCTACGAGCGGGAGATTACCGAGCGCGAGCGGGCGATCCTGCCGCCCTTCGGCCGGCTGGCCTCGATCATCGTCTCGGCCGAGACCCGCCAGGACGCGGAAAGCCATGCGCGCGGCATTCGCAGTTCGGCGCCGCAGGTGTCGGGCATTTCGGTGCTGGGTCCGGCTGAAGCGCCGCTGGCGATCGTGCGCGGCCGCCACCGTTTCCGCCTGCTGGTCCACGGCCGGCGCAATTCCGATATGCAGGCGTTCCTGAAAACCATGCTGGCGCAAGCGCCGAAGGAGCGGGGCTCTGTTCAGGTTCAGCTGGATATCGATCCGCAGAGCTTCCTTTAAAAACAGCTGATCGTGGCCGTTTCCGGCAGCAGACAATCATGCCATAAGGTCAAAAAACATGGGCATGATTTGGGGCTGATTCATGGAGTTCTATTTTCCGGAAACCTTCGGCGAGCAGCTGGCATTCTGCTGCGCGGCATTCACGGCGGCCGCGGGCTTCGTCATCATGTTCGCGCCCGGTTACGCCATGAAGCTCTTCGGTCTCGCGCCGCGCGGCGAGCGGCGGGATGGTTATGCGGAGCAGCGCTCGGTCGGCGGCTTCTATCTCGGCTTCGGTCTGGCGGCGATCATGCTCGCCCAGGACTTCATCTACATGGCGCTCGGCGCCGCCTTCGCGATGGCATTTTTTGCCCGCGTCATCTCCCTTCTTTCTGATAAGGGGAGCGCAATTATCAACTATTTACTTCTGGTTGTGCAGGCGGTTCTCGCAGCGGTTCCGCTGGCCTATTCTTTTGGGTTCTTTGCAACCTGAATTACAGGGCTGACGGGCGCCCGCTCGCCTGCTCGAATGCCATTTCACGATTTTGCCGACAGAAAATCATTCGAAAGGCATATTCGGGCATTACGCGTGTTGCGAGTCCCTGCGTCCTATGTTAGACGGACCCCGAATTTCGGAAGAAGCAAGAGGCTTCTCTTGCGATTTCTGGGGGAAATCAAAACGAATTCAAGAGCATAGGTCAGGCGCCCGCCGACGGCCGGATTCTTGAATTGAAATCAGGGAAATTTGTGCCCGTGGCAGACACGTCCCAGCTTACTTCTGGTGTTGCAGAACGATATGCGTCCTCGCTATTCGATCTGGCGCTCGAAGAAGGTGCCGTCGAGAGCGTCACCGCAGATCTCGACCGTTTCCAGGCGATGCTGGATGAGAGCGACGACCTTAAGCGTTTCGTCGCCAGCCCGGTGTTCTCGGCTGACGATCAGCTGAAGGCTATTGTTGCCATCAGCGAAAAGGCCGGTATTTCCGGTTTTGTCGGCAACTTCCTGAAGGTCGTGGCGCGCAACCGCCGCCTGTTCGCCCTCCCGGGCATGATCAAGGCCTTCCGTGTCATCGCTGCCCGTCAGCGTGGCGAAATTTCTGCCGAGGTTACCTCGGCCCATGCGCTCACTGCAGCGCAGGAAACCGAATTGAAGGCGGCGCTGAAGGGCGTCACCGGCAAAGACGTGGCGATTGCCGTCACGGTTGATCCGTCAATTCTTGGTGGTCTGATCGTCAAGGTCGGGTCCCGTCAGATTGATACGTCGCTTCGCACCAAACTTTCTACTCTCAAGCTTGCATTGAAAGAGGTTGGCTGATGGATATCCGCGCCGCGGAAATTTCCGCAATTCTCAAAGATCAAATCAAAAACTTCGGCAAAGAGGCTGAGGTTTCGGAAGTCGGCCAGGTTCTTTCTGTCGGCGACGGTATTGCTCGCGTTTACGGTCTGGACAACGTTCAGGCCGGTGAAATGGTCGAGTTCCCGGGCGGCACCCGTGGTATGGCTCTGAACCTCGAATCCGACAACGTCGGCGTCGTTATCTTCGGTTCGGACCGCGACATCAAAGAAGGCGACACCGTCAAGCGTACGGGCGCCATCGTTGACGTTCCGGTTGGTCCGGAACTCCTCGGCCGCGTCGTTGACGCTCTCGGCAACCCGATCGACGGCAAGGGCCCGATCAATGCCAAGCAGCGCGCACGCGTTGACGTCAAGGCTCCGGGTATCATCCCGCGCAAGTCGGTTCATGAGCCGATGTCGACCGGCCTCAAGGCTATCGACGCCCTCATCCCGGTTGGCCGCGGCCAGCGCGAGCTCGTCATCGGCGACCGCCAGACCGGCAAGACCGCGATCATTCTCGACGCGATCCTGAACCAGAAGGCCATTCACGACTCCGGTCCGGAAGGCGAAAAGCTGTTCTGCGTCTACGTCGCTGTCGGCCAGAAGCGTTCGACCGTTGCTCAGTTCGTCAAGGTTCTCGAAGAACGCGGCGCTCTGAAGTACTCGATCATCATCGCTGCCACGGCTTCCGATCCGGCTCCGATGCAGTTCCTCGCACCGTTCGCCGGTTGCGCCATGGGCGAATACTTCCGTGACAACGGCCAGCACGCCCTGATCGGTTACGACGACCTGTCCAAGCAGGCTGTTTCCTACCGTCAGATGTCGCTGCTGCTGCGCCGCCCGCCGGGCCGCGAAGCTTACCCGGGCGACGTTTTCTACCTGCACTCGCGTCTCCTCGAGCGCGCTGCAAAGATGAGCGACGAAAAGGGCGCCGGTTCGCTGACCGCTCTGCCGGTCATCGAAACGCAGGGCAACGACGTTTCGGCCTTCATTCCGACCAACGTGATCTCGATCACCGACGGCCAGATCTTCCTCGA encodes the following:
- a CDS encoding AAA family ATPase, whose product is MRLRSMFAQNYRSLRSIRMDLADTTLFLGENGVGKSNLYRALQLVQAAVRGRLAHELAAEGGMLSALWSGTRRKSDGPARIRLEVEILDEERAVTFRYHVEAGLRPPTAAAGFPLEPQVKAEELTVETGRRAVTMMKRSGPGIFVRDGDGRMQEHPEEALTSETAIALLGDAGNFPEVAAFRRIVSNWRFFHGFRTDRASPLRHPCLAVTGPMLDEDGANLAAVFATLVHTRQDTVELDRILGSALGGAQLVVPEPGETAEFGLKLPDFPHRIFQPRELSDGQIRFLGLAAALLSYRLPPLIALNEPEASLHPDMLGPLADMIAEASKTSQVWIVTHSAQLAEAVRERCGLRPRKVIRENGATWIEGMRLTGVISGEEDDDD
- a CDS encoding F0F1 ATP synthase subunit delta — its product is MPVADTSQLTSGVAERYASSLFDLALEEGAVESVTADLDRFQAMLDESDDLKRFVASPVFSADDQLKAIVAISEKAGISGFVGNFLKVVARNRRLFALPGMIKAFRVIAARQRGEISAEVTSAHALTAAQETELKAALKGVTGKDVAIAVTVDPSILGGLIVKVGSRQIDTSLRTKLSTLKLALKEVG
- the atpA gene encoding F0F1 ATP synthase subunit alpha, coding for MDIRAAEISAILKDQIKNFGKEAEVSEVGQVLSVGDGIARVYGLDNVQAGEMVEFPGGTRGMALNLESDNVGVVIFGSDRDIKEGDTVKRTGAIVDVPVGPELLGRVVDALGNPIDGKGPINAKQRARVDVKAPGIIPRKSVHEPMSTGLKAIDALIPVGRGQRELVIGDRQTGKTAIILDAILNQKAIHDSGPEGEKLFCVYVAVGQKRSTVAQFVKVLEERGALKYSIIIAATASDPAPMQFLAPFAGCAMGEYFRDNGQHALIGYDDLSKQAVSYRQMSLLLRRPPGREAYPGDVFYLHSRLLERAAKMSDEKGAGSLTALPVIETQGNDVSAFIPTNVISITDGQIFLETDLFYQGIRPAVNVGLSVSRVGSAAQIKAMKQVAGSIKGELAQYREMAAFAQFGSDLDAATQRLLNRGARLTELLKQPQFSPLKTEEQVAVIFAGVNGYLDKLPVASVGKFEQALLSYLRSEGKAILDTIRTEKAISDDTKGKLTAALETFSKSFA
- a CDS encoding DUF4345 domain-containing protein — its product is MEFYFPETFGEQLAFCCAAFTAAAGFVIMFAPGYAMKLFGLAPRGERRDGYAEQRSVGGFYLGFGLAAIMLAQDFIYMALGAAFAMAFFARVISLLSDKGSAIINYLLLVVQAVLAAVPLAYSFGFFAT
- a CDS encoding primosomal protein N' produces the protein MSTDSSDLFGALFETPPATRTVPVLVPLPAPRPYSYSVPEGMAVEPGSVVQVPLGPRQVIGVVWDGGEDGVDPKKLRPISHVFDCPPLTKEMRDFIDWVSAYTLSPPGLVARMALRAPNAFEPEPMVEGLRFIGGEPERMTPARARVLERASDGVSWTRTGLAHAAGVSTSVVDGLISQGIFETIFLPPPPVVAKPDPDFAASRLAGPQKDAAEDILGEVRNGAFAVSLIDGVTGSGKTEVYFEAIAETLRRGKQVLILLPEIALTASFLERFQDRFGAKPAEWHSDLAPRIREKVWRQAVTGEVRVVAGARSALFLPFEDLGLIIVDEEHDPAYKQEDRVYYNARDMAVVRARIGDFPIVLVSATPSVESQVNGQSGRYTTIHLPTRFGDAALPDLHLVDMRRHAPERGGFLSPVLIRAIGKTIEKKEQALLFLNRRGYAPLTLCRVCGHRFQCPQCSSWLVEHRFRSQLQCHQCGYTERTPEACPECGTLDHLVACGPGVERIAEEVERHFPDARTIVLSSDITGGVKRLRLELDAIAKGEADIVIGTQLVAKGHNFPLMTLVGIVDADLGLANGDPRAAERTFQLLSQVTGRAGRTGLKSHGLLQTYQPQHPVMQAIVSGDAGAFYEREITERERAILPPFGRLASIIVSAETRQDAESHARGIRSSAPQVSGISVLGPAEAPLAIVRGRHRFRLLVHGRRNSDMQAFLKTMLAQAPKERGSVQVQLDIDPQSFL